Proteins from one Bradyrhizobium amphicarpaeae genomic window:
- a CDS encoding AAA family ATPase, translated as MNDEMASQQRIFRTLAHHPGVTRIDTHGASVFLDGKRALKIKRAVRFPFLDYSTLEKRKAACEEEIRINRPLAPQIYHRVVAITEEPDGSVQVDGPGRPIEYAVDMSRFDENMTLDHLAKAGPLDTKLASAAADAIVASHAAAPRADGEAWVASIPALIDGNSHGLLAGGHFNAGDIEELGRASHEAFLRLRPQLAERGRQGFVRRCHGDLHLANIVLLDDRPVLFDAIEFDAQMATVDVLYDLAFTLMDLLHHDQPGAANIVLNRYLAGTPADNLDALSALPLFMSIRAAIRAQVALARLKPAHPDDPGILGEAIRYFDLARTLIHPAAPRLIAVGGLSGTGKTALAQALAPVVAPPPGAVVLRSDLIRKQMFGVEDTHRLPPSAYTPEHAARVYDTLAQHARRVLAQGHSAIVDGVFAREDERDAIAALARERNVPLNGLFLVADLATRQMRIGGRRGDASDATQEVAAQQEHYNIGLVGWATIDASGTQAQTLESCRDAIAEGK; from the coding sequence ATGAATGATGAAATGGCGAGCCAGCAGCGGATCTTTCGGACGCTGGCCCATCATCCCGGCGTGACGCGGATCGACACGCACGGCGCCTCGGTTTTCCTCGACGGCAAGCGCGCGTTGAAGATCAAGCGTGCCGTGCGGTTTCCCTTCCTCGATTATTCGACGCTCGAGAAGCGCAAGGCGGCGTGCGAGGAGGAAATCAGGATCAACCGGCCGTTGGCCCCGCAGATCTATCATCGCGTCGTGGCGATCACGGAAGAGCCGGACGGCTCGGTGCAGGTCGACGGTCCCGGCCGGCCGATCGAGTATGCGGTGGACATGTCGCGCTTCGACGAAAACATGACGCTGGATCATCTGGCAAAAGCGGGCCCGCTGGATACGAAACTCGCCTCGGCTGCCGCCGACGCGATCGTGGCTTCCCACGCCGCGGCGCCACGCGCCGACGGCGAAGCCTGGGTCGCCTCCATCCCCGCCCTGATTGACGGCAACAGTCACGGTCTGCTGGCCGGCGGCCATTTCAACGCGGGAGACATCGAAGAGCTCGGCAGAGCCTCCCATGAGGCATTCTTGCGCCTCCGTCCCCAGCTCGCCGAGCGTGGCCGTCAGGGCTTCGTGCGCCGCTGCCATGGCGATCTGCATCTCGCGAACATCGTTCTGCTCGACGACCGGCCGGTGCTGTTCGACGCCATCGAGTTCGATGCGCAGATGGCAACCGTCGACGTGCTCTACGATCTCGCATTCACGCTGATGGACCTGTTGCACCACGATCAGCCGGGTGCGGCCAACATCGTCCTGAACCGCTATCTCGCCGGGACGCCGGCCGACAATCTCGACGCGCTCTCGGCCCTGCCGCTTTTCATGTCCATCCGGGCAGCGATCCGCGCCCAAGTGGCCCTGGCGCGGCTGAAGCCGGCGCATCCCGACGACCCCGGCATCCTCGGCGAGGCAATACGTTATTTTGACCTCGCGAGGACGCTGATCCATCCTGCCGCCCCGCGCCTGATTGCGGTCGGCGGATTGTCGGGCACCGGCAAGACGGCTCTGGCGCAAGCGCTCGCGCCCGTCGTCGCACCACCCCCGGGGGCCGTCGTGCTGCGCAGCGACCTCATTCGCAAGCAGATGTTCGGGGTCGAGGATACGCACCGCCTGCCGCCGTCCGCCTACACGCCGGAGCACGCAGCCCGAGTCTACGACACGCTGGCTCAGCACGCCCGGCGGGTGCTGGCGCAGGGCCATTCGGCGATCGTCGACGGCGTATTCGCCCGCGAGGACGAACGGGACGCGATCGCCGCACTGGCGCGGGAGCGCAATGTGCCGCTGAACGGCCTGTTTCTGGTTGCGGACCTCGCGACCCGGCAGATGCGGATCGGAGGCCGCCGGGGAGACGCATCCGACGCCACGCAGGAGGTTGCTGCACAGCAAGAGCACTATAATATCGGCCTCGTCGGCTGGGCGACCATCGATGCATCCGGGACTCAAGCGCAGACGCTCGAGAGCTGCCGGGATGCGATCGCTGAGGGGAAATAA
- a CDS encoding CHAD domain-containing protein: protein MARPTTTSTAARARPAARRNALPGRLGPGMACDTAFRIIARRHLAAVLAQHEGTCRGDPDALHQIRIALTHLRTAIRFFSPMVDDALRPKVWAELKWLNGQLGMVRDLDVAIERIVAESSDELAIVAELQHWDEKRAESHRLLARALQSARYRRLGEQISAWIESGPWSTRRSKEAIRLRRCTLADHATERLTEWETTLLKKARKLHKLDVEKRHKLRILNKRLTYSIESLQDLFAEDSLTKQRSILKTLRKAQRSLGQLNDDARGRALAASLNGAGHDAGKRFRSRKREKKLLRTASTAYRKLERAKPFRSSDLAPSSEPET, encoded by the coding sequence ATGGCGCGACCCACCACGACCTCAACGGCCGCTCGCGCCAGGCCGGCGGCGCGGCGCAATGCCCTGCCCGGCCGCCTCGGCCCCGGAATGGCCTGCGATACCGCGTTCCGCATCATCGCGCGCCGTCACCTCGCTGCCGTGCTCGCCCAGCATGAAGGCACCTGCCGCGGCGATCCCGACGCGCTGCACCAGATCCGCATCGCGTTGACCCATCTGCGAACTGCGATCCGCTTCTTCTCGCCGATGGTCGACGACGCCCTCCGCCCGAAGGTCTGGGCCGAACTGAAATGGCTGAACGGCCAGCTCGGCATGGTCAGGGATCTCGACGTGGCGATCGAACGGATCGTCGCCGAGAGCAGCGACGAGCTTGCGATCGTCGCCGAGCTTCAGCATTGGGACGAAAAGCGTGCCGAGAGCCACCGCCTGCTGGCGCGTGCGCTGCAATCCGCGAGGTATCGCCGTCTTGGCGAGCAGATTTCGGCCTGGATCGAGAGCGGCCCCTGGTCGACCCGGCGCAGCAAGGAGGCCATTCGATTGCGCCGCTGCACGCTCGCCGATCACGCGACGGAGCGGCTGACCGAGTGGGAGACGACGCTGCTCAAGAAGGCGCGGAAGCTCCACAAGCTCGACGTCGAAAAACGGCACAAGCTGCGGATTCTCAACAAGCGGCTGACCTATTCGATCGAATCGCTCCAGGACCTGTTCGCCGAGGACTCGCTGACGAAACAGAGATCGATCCTCAAGACATTGCGCAAGGCGCAACGCTCGCTCGGACAATTGAATGACGATGCACGGGGGCGAGCGCTGGCGGCTTCGTTGAACGGCGCCGGCCACGATGCTGGCAAACGTTTCCGCAGCCGCAAGCGGGAAAAGAAGCTGTTGCGGACGGCGTCAACGGCCTACCGCAAACTGGAAAGGGCCAAACCCTTCCGCTCCTCGGATCTCGCACCGAGTTCGGAGCCTGAGACCTAA